CTGAACCGGCAAGACTCCACGATGTGAGTAGTCACAGCTAAAATTAATAGATTTTAATCACTGCGCTTAAAGTCAAGCTTATATATAAATGTGTGCAGGATCAGAGCCTGTTTCAGTAGGAAGCAGGAGCAGGTATTCTTGGTGACCGTTGCCCAAAGCAAAGTTATGCAAAAGGTTTTCAACGAAGCTGCATTGCAACGCCTACAAATATATAATAATGTAAcaatttgatatttgatattatAATAATGCTAATGGATCTGAATAAGCCGCtgcagcatttaattaaaaaaaaagtctgtgattCTTTAGCCATGGTTGTGCAAGAGCAGATCATTATGGCTCAGACTGCATTTCTGTGGAACTTTTTATGGCTCTGAGCAATATCTTCTCATCAGATAATCAGGGCAGGGCTTAGCTAGAAAGTAGACAAAACATGTAGgctcttgaggcaaagacctgGATTTTAAAGGCAGGTTCGTGCCAGTCCTCTAACTAATATTGGCAGAGATATCCCTGCAGATGGATCTCCAAGCGGTCATGGGAAGAGGTGGAAATGAGCCAGTGGACTGGGAACCAACTCTagacttgaaataaaatgcattctcTTTCCCAGGCAGTAGCTCCAAAATCCAGACAATATCGTTTGTCATTTTTGGCCTGATCAGTATTTCTAAAAGCCCATAATACATATCAAGATCTGAAATGCACCCAAGTACAACATAGCAGAAGCTATGTCAGTCCATCCTGTCAGCTCTAAGTGCCgtctccctgtccccaccccaAATCTGTCTCTTCACATGCTTAGCTATCTAATACAAACATATTTCAGGCCTCCAGGGTGTTTTTCTCAAATTTGCACTTGGCCAGATCTGGTTGAATAAGGAAGAGATTGTTCTCGCCAGACTACAGCCAACTAAAAATGAACGGCCTCGCCTAAAAAAAACACCTAAATGTCCCTTACAGTCAGCAGACGCTGACTAGCACATCCTTAAAATGATTCATCCCACCTCCGCTGGACACTTTATCTCAGGATGGGATTAATTGCCTCCCCAGGAAAATCGTTTCCTTTGACAATGGTCAGAGAAAAGAGCTGAGCATCTTTCATGTGATGGGAGCTGAGCAAGGCCGAGCCCATGCAGGTCACCCGGGGCCCTCTGGAAAGGCTGGGATTTCCTTTGCAAAAAGAGAAATGGGGGATTTTGGAGCTGGCAGTTTATAGCTATGTTTCATTCCCTTTTTTCATGTCCATTATACTCATGAGTTATGCGTTTTTCTGTCTCCAGGTGTATTATTTGGGGAGACTCAAGGGATCAGTCCGTGACCTCCGTTACACTGGAGCAGCTTTCCACGGGTGCATGAATTCTGTGCTAAACACTGCTCCTGCACCTAAGAAACCTGGCATAACTAGAGGTCATTCGGAGACCAAGTTTTGGTTTTGTAGGTTCATTTTGCAAACTGGAAGAGGAACCCAGTGCAAACACAACGTGTGCACCAGCGAGCGTGAGCCGCCTGCCCTGATTTTCCCGGCTGTTATTCATTTATGCTACAGAGCACGATTTCTTACTTGTTCTTAAAGTCTTCCACCATGTCCTGCATGTTCCTCAGTTCAGAGTCCAACCGTCCCCTCTCTCCCATAAGACTGTCTAGCTGCCGTCTGAGGTTGTTGATGTAGGCTTCAAAAAGGGGCTCAAGGGATTTCCTGGTGACTGTGTGACCTTGCTCCTGGAGGAGGCTCCACTTGGTCTCCAGCACTTTGTTCTGCTGCTCCAAAAAGCGCACCTGGGGAGAAACAAAAAATGGCACATGCTGAAGCCCATGTGAACAATGCAcaaaaaaatcctgctgctgGGAAAAGGAGGGATCATTCAACACGGAAAGAAAAGGTCAAGAGATGCTGGGACAGTCGTGAGGGAAATTTTTAGGATCTTCCTAATTCAGGGCACTGGATTCTCAAAAGTATCAAAAGCAGCTAACATGTTTAGCGAGATTTTTCAAGAGATATTAAGCAGGCCAAATGCCTGTGTTTGCATCTTTAGGTGTTTCGCCCCCGCCTAGATGCTCAGCCCACCTTACTGGTTTAAACTGGTGTTATCCCCTTCAGTTGTGTAGAGCTTTGCCATTTTACAGCCAGCAGAAGATCCATCCAGCCCCCGGAATGTTTTTTacagggaggagggaggtttAGTTTTTCAATAAGATAACGCACTGAAAAACTCATCCTTGCAAAGAGGAAACATAAGACAGTTCTTAGTTTTCAGCCAAACCCACGCTGTTTGTTGGCTGGGATTAGTCCAGGCAAGCCCCTCAATCCGAAGGAAGtttcttcctgttgtttttttcccgAGGCAACTGATAATATGCATGGCTTGATGCTTAAGACCAAACTCTCACCTTGTCAATGAAGGAGGCAAATTTGTTGTTCAGCGTCTTGATCTGCTCACGCTCCTGTGTTCGCACCTTCTGGATTTCCGGGTCGATATCCAGCTTGAGGGGTGCCAGGAGGCTCTGGTTGACAGTCACTTCATGGATGCCACCAGGTGGGCAAACAGGGAACCCGGGGCCACCTCGACCACCAAATCCGGGACCTCCCAGCCCAAATCCACTGCCCAGCCCATagccgccaccaccaccagctcctCCTAAGCCAAAACCAGCGCCTGCTCCACCACCATAGCCAAGACCAAAGCCAGCTCCTCCACCAAAGCCGTATCCGCCACCGGCTCCGCTCCGTAGACCTCCACCGACCGAGCTGTAGGAAATTCTTTTGCTTCCACCTAGGTTATAGAGACTTCTGCTGCCGAAGCCACCACCAGCTCCAAAGCCTCCTCCACCTCCGGCTCTTCCTCCTCCAACTCTGGAGACAGAGATGGAGCTAAAACTGCTTCTGTTACCACTGCCACCTCCTACGATAGCAGAGCCTGAGCTAAAGCCCCTCATGCCCCCTCCAGTAGAAGATCTGAAAGAGATCCGACTCATGGTGGCTTGTTCAATTGGAAATGCAAAgagcaggagagggggaaaaaaaaaaaaggctggtgaATAAAAGCTGCGcggcaggaaaagagcagaggGCAACGGAGACAGAAACCCCTGTGATGGGAGAGCTTGGGAGCCTCCTCTTTTATCTGCTTGGAAAACTTGGCACGGGAATTCAGAACTTGACGTGCCTTGCAGCAACTTGCCTTGTCAAACACACCTAGGCTACGGCGAGGCGCTGAAAAATGCATTGTTTGCAGGCAAGAAAGTAACGGAGCGAGGGAGCTCCCCCCTCTACCAAAGCCTGCCCCGCTCTGAGTCATGAAATTAGAATTGAATGGGACGACGACGCGCTGAGGTCTGTGCTCAGAGGCAGGATGCAACACGATTCTCCCAAGACCCTGggagccagttttccttaggcaAGCAAAGGGCTCGCTCTCTTGAGTAAGGCTACTTGCACTAAAGCTTTTGCAAGGTGAAGTTTAGGGTTTAACACGTTGGAGAGCAAACAGGGCAACATAAATAGGGGCTTTTCCAAGGCCGCCAGCTCTGGGACTGGACATGCATGTCTTCTTGTCGGCTTGGGAAAGCTGGGGCTGAAGGTGGTTTTACTTATCAGCGCAgctcttttgatttattttggaaaagggaTCTGAATGATCACGGGCTTGCAGAGATGAGCTGAGTGGAAGTTGTCTCGTGGCAGTATTTTCTGGGATCTTACCAAAAAATTCTCTCCCCTTGTGGCAGGGGAAACTGGGAAATTGGCTAGCATGGCTAACAGCAAGTAAATCCCTTTTCCAAAAGaactttaaattacattaaatagtACTACAAGGCTTATAAAATAGTTATTaaaaagttgcttgaaatgaTTGCTCTTCTTTTGAATCTTCTTGTCAGGCTCAGGGTTCAAAAGCTCCCTGTGAAGTGgtatttttatcactttttttcacCCTCCTGTATTTAACCAGCAGTTTCCACGTCATTGCTGGCTCTCCAAGATGTTCTATGAAGGGGAATTCACCCGCTTTTCTTCCAGCTCCCGCCCACCCTCTTCTTACTCTGCTGAGATCATTCAATTCAAAATTTTTTCTAAAATAGCTTTTGCCTCTTGATCTTGGGCTCTTGGGTGAACCCTCGCCCAGGAGCTTCAATCCCCATGCTGAGGCTGGGTCATGCTTTAGGATGGCGTaaaggcaggagagctggagaCCTCTTCTCTTGTGTCCATGAAGAGCTGGACATGGGTTACAAGAGAAGATAATCCCCTCTCTCCCACCCAAAATACCTCTGCAAATTGGATTCTGCCCAGCCGCATCCTTGTGCCGTGAGGGCTGCCCACCTCGGTCATGTTATGTGTCAGATAAAATAATAGTGCAGAGCAGAGAGATGAAACCCCGAGCAGCTAAATCAAAAAGATTCTCGAAATCAGCTACGTGAGCAATAAGTACAGGAGCTTAATCCAAAATGAGCAGCTTAAGGGTATCTGCTGCATCTCATAGCTTGTTTCTGTTGATGTGTTTCCAACTGCCGTGTTCTCTGTCTGGGAACTTGAAAGAACCTGagcagaaggggtttttttgttttgttttgtattggtggttgttgttgttttttctcattGCAATCAGAAAAAGCCAGTGCTCACAACTATCATCTCCTGCAAGCACTCCTGTCGCTGCTCGTTGCCAACAGCGTGCGTCACCCGCACCCGCAGCGCTTTCGGGCGAGCTATCGGGAAGCCGATCGTTGGACGGGGTGTTGCAAGGCACCCTCCCGCTGAAAGGGAGATGGCTGGGCGGTAGCAAGGGGGTGCTCTCGCCTCGGGAGTGGAGACGTGGGAACCTCCTGGGTGCTGGAAATGCAGAGTTTCGCAGGGAAAAACTGCACCCACGCTCGCACGGCCAGAAGCAACGAACCCCCATTTCGCAGGTGATGCATAGCGGCAGGTAACCTCGGTAATAGCACCACTGGGGTTATGCtgatattgaaaataaataaattctgttaCAGGCATGGCAAATGTATGGAGATTTGCTTTCCTAAGCTTGCAGATGTGAATTGGCACATGTGTGCCGGATCCTGTGGAtgggggccaggcagggagcCTGCCTTTGACTTCCAAAGAACTATGCAAAGTCACACCTGGGAACCAGAGCACAGgctgcaaatattttaattaaagcaaagagaaaggattCATGTTGAAGGCAGTCATTACCTCCCAGCTCTTCTAGGAAAGCCTGTTGCTGCAGACAACGGTAATTAAGTGGAATACTACAAAGGATTTGGAAGAGTAAAGCAAATGATGGTTTAGGCACCAAAACAAGGGAAATTCTTGCAGAATCTCTCAGTCCCACACAGTTTCTTTGCTTGGCTTGCGTCGCTCACATGCACCGTCCTCCTGAAGCTGTCCAGAGCTGCATTTGCCCCCCCAGACAGGATGATTGCCTGCAGGGAGGACGTCAGTTTGGGAGGCAGGATTTGTTCTAGAGGGGTTGCCTGGGGGGATGAAGGCActgctgggggtggtgggtgggctGCGGATGCAGAGCAAAGGGAGGAGGAATGGGGCCAGATGAGATGTTTGCAGGAGCTCGGCTGCCTGTGAGCACCACTCTTGGActgttctttgtggtttttttcagcacaggCTGGAAGAAAGACATCCAAAACTTTTAAGGTTAGTTAAGGTTAGGTTGTCATTAGCCGTATTAATTCCTTACACCCGTGCTGTGTAATTCAGTGTTTGCACAGGTGAGTACAGAAATCGAGGTGACTCagagtttatttttaaccttCACTAATTTTTGACCTCTCTGTCTGCAACATCCTCTGGAACAGCAGGGACCAGGGAGTTGGGTTTTGTCCCCAGACTTTGGTCTTTTTTACTGCGGCTTCTTTGATTTTTCTGGGTGAAGGGAGAGTTGATGCTCTCGTGTTTCGGTGCATCTGGGTTTCAGTGAGGTTTTCCTGAAGCGGTTGTGAGCGTCTCTTGTAAACCTGCTGGGCTGGCGTGTAGTTGCTTGCTCCTTCCCATTTGCCGGGATGTTGAGCGGTCAGGGAAGAGCGAAGTGTCTGACTCTTTGAAATGCAATAAGGTGTGAGTGTTTGTCTGAGgggtttgttttccccttttttcttctttattctcctTTTGCAATGATGGCTGACCAAAATACCTGCATTGGTTGGTGAGTCGCTCTGCTCCAGCTCACCGAAACCCATCCTCTAATCTAGATCATCCTGATAAAATCCTCCCCCAGAGCCCTGTATATGCTTCGTTTTGCTACgactttttaagaaaacaaaaattaaatactggGGTTTTGCCTAAGCTAGCAGAGCTGTGCAAAACCTTCTCTTCCATGGAAGAAAGGCTTTTGGATTAACCCCAATCACATGTTAAGAAAGGAAGGGTGATCAAGTTTTTTGTCCCTTAATGGATAAATCCCCacccgccacctcctcctcctcttttctcaaTTCTTCAGTTTGGTTTGGGACAACTGATTTCaagcttttcattataattttatcAGAATTTTGAAACTTTTCCCCCAAAGTAAAGCAAAGGCCCCCTCCAGCTCACTCTGCTGAAGGTTGGAATGTTTCGTGCTACTGGTTCTGTTTCAGAATAAAAAGATGTAGGAGCAAATAAATTACAATCCAGTTTTATTGGACATGTtccaaaaagagagaggaaggaaaacacagCATCATATCACTATCACTGAAGTATaaaaagctgcaattttttttttttaatggtattttcacaaaaataaaaagatgtggTGGAAGACTAAATGGGTAAATTCCATCAGAAAGGGGAAGGTAGATTTTGGGCACTGGTGTGCCTTTGGGCTCCTGCTCCCAATTGCCTCATTTCCCATGTGCTGGGCTGAAACCTGACTGCACTTTTCAGTTTACCAAATGTCTTTCTTTTGGTAGAGAAACCCACACATAGTGGAAATGCTGAAATACCCGCAGGAACAGTGTGGACATGGCCCTTCAGGCagttttttcagtgtaattttcaCTGTCTCAGACTTTCACCTCAACTGCGGGTACCAAGACAGTGGGGAAAGTCAGCGAGACTTGGACTCTTGGATTATTTGGGCATTTTTTTTAGACCATTCCAATAAAACCTAGCATGAAACAGGACAGCAACCCAATTTAACTGCAAACGCTGATCTTGCTTTTGAAGAACTCTCTGGCTCAGTTattatttagaatttaaaaatcCTATAATTTAGAAAACAAGCCCTTTTCCATATGCTTTGGATCAGTCACTGATAGCTCATCTGACAAAATACACCCACAAGATTACGGTAAGATGCCGCTTTGGGCAAACTTTCATTTAAGAAGAGAAAGGACAGGAATGGGAGAGTAGTTTGGGCTTCCTTTTCGATAAGCTTGTTGCAAGTTGAATCCGCATCGCTGTGGGTGGTACTTTTCAGATGGAGGTATCTCAGATTGCTTTCCTAATATTATGCTCTGAACCACTGGCCAGGCTCGTGAATTCACATAGCTGCAATGCTCAGCACATCTGGAAGAAACATGTTTTTCGAAGCTTGGCTGTGAatggggaaaagagggattttccATCATACTCGAGTGACTCAGAAATTACTCCTAACGGGCTCTGTGGTCCCATAATAAGGGATATTTTAGGAGGGGCCCCACGCTTGGAAACCACTGCCTGGGATCTTTCAGCAACCTCCTGGGGTATTTCTACATAGCAGAAAAATAACCCACATCTCTGATAAAGATGAGTTGCTTAACTTGAAGGAGTGAGTTTGGTTCATCCCAGCAGTGAAGGCAAAGCAGGCTGAGCTGAAGCCAAGTTCCCAGCCCATCCCTGGGCTTCTGTGGGCCAGAACTGAGCTAAAAACCCAAGTTATTTCATCTTCACTGCTATTTGATCTGTCTCAGCTGATAACTGTCAGCTAGCCACAATTACAAACAAGCTGCTCAGCCTCATTAAAAgcataaaacaacaacaacaaaaaataatttcccattcAGAAATTCACTTAGGcccatgttttccttttaatcctGTTTCAGGTACTTTGAGAGAGCTGGTTAACACGTGCTCCGCTGCTTTTGTTGAACTGTGATCCAAATGCTTAAGAAAGACGGTGCGAAGAGCTGGGACAGAGGTGGGTGGAGGGAATGGTGGTGTGCAGGAAGGATACAGGAATAATGCAGGAGCAATGTGGGAGCAGTGGTTTTGGGGAAGGTCTGGTGTTGGTTTTACTCGGGCTGTGTAGCATTCTTCAGGCTTTGGCTTTTTATGCTCTTTTTGCTGGAGGAGGTTTTAGAGACGATTTTCACACCTGGGTTGGTGCCCTTTGCACTTCCAGAGCTGAAATTCCCTCCGCCAGTGCTCagactgctgctgccaccacctccGTAGCCAAGGCCACTTGCAATGCCGAGACCACTGCCTCCTCCAAATCCAGCTCcgagaccaccaccaccaccccccagtcCAAGTCCTCCTCCGCTTCCAAAGCTGTAGcctccgctgccgccgccgccgccgccacctccaaGACCAAAACCGCTTCCGCCGCCTCCTCCAAGACCAAAACCACTTCCACCACCTCCTCCAAGACTGAAACCGCTTCCACCACCTCCTCCAAGACCAAAACCGCTTCCACCACCTCCTCCAAGACTGAAACTGcttccgccgcctcctccgcttAGGCTCAGTCCACCAAATCCTCCTCCTAACCCAGCTCCACCAGCCATGCCAGAGCTGGAGCTGATGACAGCTGCAAGAAAAAGTAACCAGAAGGTTGGACATCTGCTTGGCAGTCACCCAGTTCCAGAAAGAACCATCATCAGGACCTCGACCCACAGGACTCGAACCCAACTTCTGTTCTCTGTGCAAGCCACTAATGCTGGTGGAGGGCTCTGAACATCTTCTATTGGGCAAAACCTCATTTTTCCCAAGGTTGCTCACAGCCTCTGCTCCCACTGGGCGCAAAGCAAGACAAACACTGTGATACTTACAGTAGCTGATGGGGTTCAGTCCCTCTCCGCTCAGCCTGTTGGAGACCAGACAAAGGGATGTTTAGAGCACAATgaaggaggcaggcagggggacCAATTGCTGGACAAAGCAATAGTCGCTATTATTCCTGCAGGGATTTTGCTCCCacctgctctcctctccctccagcagcttcCTGTAGGTCGCGATCTCGATGTCCAGGGCCAGCTTGACGTTCATGAGCTCCTGGTACTCGCGGAGCTGCCGGGCCATGTCAGCTTTGGCTTTCTGCAGGGCATCTTCCAGGTCAATCATCTTTGCCTTGGCATCTTTGAGGGCCAGCTCCCCACGCTCCTCGGAGTCTCCGATGGCTGTCTGCAGGGTGGCACACTGCAAGAGGAGGGATTGGGACTcctaaatgctgcttttctttttgggtAAGAGTCACCCAAGGAAGAAAATCATTCTGGCTGGGGTGTTAATGAAAAAAGTTATGACCGAGGTCGTTCATCCATAGCTAATGTTGCTGGAGTTGAAATGCCAGCCTGGCAAGAATTAATTTAATACGTGTTACAGCATGGTACCATTTCAGGAGGCAATTCAACACATTTAATGAGGCACATCGTACTCTGTGCTAACGTCCCCAGTCAGCAAAGCAGAACTGCAGTGCTAAGGGACTACAGAACAGGGCTCCATGGGCTCCTTTTGCCATTCCTACCTGGTTCCTCATGTTCTCTATCTCTGACCGGATCCTCTGGATCAGCCGGTTGAGCTCAGAGATTTCCCCCTTTGTGTTGCGCAGGTCATCCCCATGCTTCCCAGCCGTGGCCTGAAGCTCCTCGAACTGAGGTTCAGAAGGAAGAGTAAACAGTCTGAGATGTCCAGGTGGACAAGATGTGGCTCAAACAGCCTCATATAGGGACAGCATACAGGAAAAATTCCCCAGAAATGTGTCCATGGCATCTATAGGTCTGTTCACCTTGGTTTGGTACCAAGCCTCTGCCTCGGCCCGGCTCTTGTTAGCAATGTCTTCATACTGAGCTTTGACTTCAGCTATGATGCTGCTGAGGTCCAGGTCCCGGTTGTTGTCCATTGACAGAATGACAGCGGTGTCGGACACTTGTGCACTGAGCTGAGCCAGCTCCTGCGAGGAAGCATACAGGATCTCGGCCAGCTGCACTTACCTTTTCAAATGCTGTGAAGGATGGCCGTCACTGTCCAGGGGGTGACAACAGGGCAGAAATcaggggaggggggtgtctgtACCGCATCATAGAGGGCTCGGAGGAAACTGAGTTCGTCAGTCAGAGCATCCACCTTGGCCTCCAGCTCCACCTTATTCATGTAAGCAGCATCCACGTCCTGGAAAAGAGCAACCATGGGGACATCTGCAGCTCCTGGGACCTCTTCTTTAGCTCAGCCAAGGGCTGGCCAAGCCTGGAGATGAGGCTGCCCCTTTCCCAGCTGCAGTGGTGCTGCCTGACTGGAGCAGCTGTGCTGGGCACATCCCCCTGGAAGAGCACCAAAAGGACATCTCTTGGCCAAAAGAAGTGCTGTGTGTAACTTAGTGGGTAAGGAGGGGGTGCAGGCCATTTGGCCTTGGTACCCGGGGTTCCTGGCACTACTGACCATCTTTGTTTCTACATGGTCTGTTTTTCCCAGGCAAGCATGTGTGTCTGTTGTGGGACAGGAGCGGGACAAGAATTTACTTCCATCCTCCAAGCCTCTCCATTCCTTTCTCCCAAACCCACAATCCAAATGGCAGCTTTTAAAAGATGAGGATGCAGCTCCGTGAGATCTCCCATCCTATAGGACATTCCCAGCCTGTGCAATGGTTAGGGTTAGCTCAGCATCCATAACACCTCCTGTCTCACCCACCTTCTTCAGCACCACAAATTCATTCTCTGCTGCTGTGCGTCGGTTGATTTCCTCTTCATATCTGTAGGGATAAAGAGAAAGACATGCCGGATCATACCTCGGTAGGTAGAAAAGTTGTACAGGTAGGACTGCAAGGTTATCTGGGCTGGCTGTGGCATTTCCAAAACAATCTCCTGGAAACTGCCTAGCTCAAATTTGTGAGAATCTCATTTCTCAAAGGGTTTAAATGTCATTTTGACATAATGCAGATGGAACAAGGAGGGTAAAGCTGGTTTAGATGATTTTCCTTTGCAAGCATCATCACAAGTTGTTGTGTCCTGGCTGAATCTGCATTTTCCAACTGGAA
The Accipiter gentilis chromosome 16, bAccGen1.1, whole genome shotgun sequence DNA segment above includes these coding regions:
- the LOC126046718 gene encoding LOW QUALITY PROTEIN: keratin, type II cytoskeletal cochleal-like (The sequence of the model RefSeq protein was modified relative to this genomic sequence to represent the inferred CDS: deleted 2 bases in 1 codon; substituted 1 base at 1 genomic stop codon), which encodes MQPSPDPQGXKGHPALPAIRELHSLSLLFLPSAGLLSPAAMNRQTYSMRAGGGGRSYSAASAIIPSGNRAGFSSMSVARSGGGGGGFGRLIGGGGGSGGGFGSRSLYNLGGSKRISFGVGSSFRAAFGSGAGGGSGLGGSGGGGCGLGGGGGAGGCLGLGLGGGGGGYGFGGGAGGLGFGGGQGGGGGFGFGGGQGGGGGFGFGGVGGLGGFSGGLGGGRSPAGFGGGPAGVGTIQEVTVNQSLLAPLNLEIDPNIHQVRKDEKEQIKTLNNKFASFIDKVRFLEQQNKVLETKWTLLQDQGQKNNSGKNNLDPLFEAYINNLKRQLANLLNERGRMDGELKNMQDLVEDFKNKYEEEINRRTAAENEFVVLKKDVDAAYMNKVELEAKVDALTDELSFLRALYDAELAQLSAQVSDTAVILSMDNNRDLDLSSIIAEVKAQYEDIANKSRAEAEAWYQTKFEELQATAGKHGDDLRNTKGEISELNRLIQRIRSEIENMRNQCATLQTAIGDSEERGELALKDAKAKMIDLEDALQKAKADMARQLREYQELMNVKLALDIEIATYRKLLEGEESRLSGEGLNPISYSVISSSSGMAGGAGLGGGFGGLSLSGGGGGSSFSLGGGGGSGFGLGGGGGSGFSLGGGGGSGFGLGGGGGSGFGLGGGGGGGGSGGYSFGSGGGLGLGGGGGGLGAGFGGGSGLGIASGLGYGGGGSSSLSTGGGNFSSGSAKGTNPGVKIVSKTSSSKKSIKSQSLKNATQPE